From Miscanthus floridulus cultivar M001 chromosome 15, ASM1932011v1, whole genome shotgun sequence, the proteins below share one genomic window:
- the LOC136507844 gene encoding uncharacterized protein, producing the protein MAGSSALRSTGVEVGARTWSPLLLLYTTHRTSSNSIVPWSRRPPDPRSIVAAAAGGGSSSPSSRSRRPQQLQSSSTTIRESKQQVTLKLTYLEINSWVWEVQQQGQARAPVRILVDPLVVGNLDFGAPWLFDGAKKNPKVKALGVDDLLAPEARPDLLLITQSLDDHCHVRTLTQLSARAPDLPVVTTPNAQPVLDSLPTPFRRVTYLDPGQSTVVNQQVRVLATAGPVLGPPWQRPENGYILMAAAGDCDGDESGPGLLYYEPHCVYDRSFLEDKRLRADVVITPVVKQLLPANFTLVSGQEDAVDLARLLRARYVVPMSNGDVDAGGLLATVLTKQGTTQSFQALLSEALPQAQVLEPTPGVPLQVQLQLDIIDR; encoded by the exons atggcagggagctcggcgctaaGATCTACTGGCGTCGAggtcggcgccaga ACGTGGAGTCCTCTGCTGCTACTGTACACCACCCATCGTACCTCCTCCAATTCAATTGTACCTTGGAGCCGGCGTCCTCCAGATCCAAGATCAATTGTAGCAGCCGCAGCCGGCGGCGGGTCGTCGTCTCCATCCTCCCGGTCCCGGCGGCCCCAGCAACTGCAATCCTCCAGCACCACCATCCGCGAGAGCAAGCAGCAGGTGACGCTGAAGCTGACGTACCTGGAGATCAACAGCTGGGTGTGGGAGGTGCAGCAGCAAGGCCAAGCCCGAGCCCCTGTGCGCATCCTGGTGGATCCCCTGGTCGTCGGCAACCTCGACTTCGGCGCGCCCTGGCTGTTCGACGGCGCCAAGAAGAATCCCAAGGTGAAGGCCCTAGGGGTGGACGACCTGCTGGCGCCGGAGGCGAGGCCGGACCTGCTGCTCATCACGCAGAGCCTGGACGACCACTGCCACGTCCGGACGCTGACGCAGCTGTCCGCCAGGGCGCCTGACCTGCCGGTGGTGACCACCCCCAACGCGCAGCCAGTGCTCGACTCCCTGCCCACGCCCTTCCGCCGTGTCACCTACCTCGACCCCGGCCAGTCCACCGTCGTCAACCAGCAGGTCCGGGTGCTGGCCACCGCAGGCCCCGTCCTGGGGCCGCCGTGGCAGCGCCCCGAGAACGGCTACATCCTCATGGCCGCCGCAGGTGATTGTGATGGTGATGAGAGCGGCCCCGGCCTCCTCTACTACGAGCCGCACTGCGTCTACGACAGGTCCTTCCTGGAGGACAAGCGGCTGCGGGCGGACGTCGTCATCACGCCGGTGGTGAAGCAGCTCCTTCCAGCCAACTTCACCCTCGTCTCCGGCCAGGAGGACGCCGTCGACCTGGCCAGGCTGCTGCGAGCCAGGTACGTGGTACCCATGAGCAACGGCGACGTCGACGCCGGCGGACTCCTGGCAACCGTGCTCACCAAACAGGGGACGACGCAGTCCTTCCAGGCCTTGCTGTCGGAGGCGCTTCCCCAGGCGCAGGTCCTCGAACCCACGCCCGGCGTgccgctccaagttcaactgcaGCTGGACATCATAGATCGATGA